A single window of Mycolicibacterium madagascariense DNA harbors:
- a CDS encoding HAD-IA family hydrolase, whose amino-acid sequence MTYDVVVFDVLGTVVDEDEARKRATATLFASAGRSADAVDAFALAWDEAESELIGAVAGARAGWETHDAICLKALRDIVRRDEAGASFSAEAMSTAALFGRDIEPWPESVRAIDALRAERPVIALTNGSAPTMAEMSRRTGLRWTELISADDVETFKPNPRMYERLTSRGIAEPRTTLFVAAHPWDLDTAAQHCYRTALVLRPGVPAEAGYDHLVDDLDGIVALFSATAG is encoded by the coding sequence ATGACGTATGACGTCGTCGTATTCGACGTGCTCGGCACGGTCGTGGACGAGGACGAGGCGCGGAAGCGCGCGACGGCAACGCTATTCGCGTCGGCCGGCCGCAGCGCCGATGCCGTCGACGCCTTCGCCCTGGCGTGGGACGAGGCGGAGAGCGAACTGATCGGTGCGGTGGCCGGTGCTCGCGCCGGGTGGGAGACGCATGATGCGATCTGCCTGAAGGCGTTGCGCGACATCGTTCGTCGGGACGAAGCGGGCGCGTCGTTCTCGGCCGAGGCGATGTCGACGGCGGCGCTGTTCGGCCGCGACATCGAACCGTGGCCCGAGTCGGTTCGGGCGATCGACGCCCTGCGCGCCGAGCGCCCGGTGATCGCCCTGACCAATGGGTCCGCTCCCACCATGGCGGAGATGTCGCGCCGGACCGGTCTGCGGTGGACCGAATTGATCAGTGCCGACGACGTCGAGACCTTCAAGCCGAACCCGCGCATGTACGAACGGCTGACATCCCGCGGCATCGCAGAACCCCGCACCACGCTGTTCGTCGCGGCGCACCCGTGGGATCTCGACACGGCCGCCCAGCACTGCTACCGGACGGCCCTGGTCCTTCGACCCGGCGTCCCGGCCGAGGCGGGGTATGACCATCTCGTCGACGACCTCGACGGCATCGTGGCGCTCTTCTCGGCCACCGCGGGCTGA